One part of the Desulfonema ishimotonii genome encodes these proteins:
- a CDS encoding histone deacetylase family protein, producing the protein MLRAKHTTGLVFFPAFDWAISPNHPEREERLLYTQDQVLEEGILDISGITEYKPDLATIRDIRRAHFCVPDEWAVTTESHFISAGGAKTIGMAVMDRQVKRGFALVRPPGHHAMRVVHGSRGFCNINIEAVMIEFLRTAYGVRKIAIVDTDCHHGDGTQDIYWHDPDVLFISLHQDGRTLYPGSGFVNEQGGPNATGMTVNIPLPPNTSEEGFLYTINNMVLPILDDFKPDIIVNSAGQDNHYADPITNMNFSAQGYAKLTELLKPDIAVLEGGYSIESALPYMNVGIILAMAGLDYSRVREPNYDPERIRQGYDVTEYIEKLGEKVMRFWGERGEKQAELQDGKEFDERSRSIFYDTDNIIEKQQEKIRICRDCGGAFRIDSSSDLKNRVLAIHVPVGGCPACKQTAYDWYESADDGMYDGIFLQDRTEDKYLKRNRKK; encoded by the coding sequence ATGCTACGTGCGAAACACACAACCGGCCTGGTCTTTTTCCCGGCCTTTGACTGGGCGATCAGCCCCAACCACCCCGAACGGGAGGAACGCCTGCTGTACACCCAGGATCAGGTTCTTGAAGAGGGCATTCTCGATATCAGCGGCATCACGGAATACAAACCCGACCTTGCCACCATCCGGGATATTCGCCGTGCCCACTTCTGCGTTCCCGACGAATGGGCCGTGACCACAGAGTCACACTTCATCAGCGCGGGCGGGGCAAAGACCATCGGTATGGCGGTGATGGACAGACAGGTGAAACGGGGCTTTGCCCTGGTCAGGCCGCCCGGACACCACGCCATGCGGGTGGTCCACGGTTCGCGGGGGTTTTGCAATATCAATATCGAGGCCGTGATGATCGAATTTCTCCGCACGGCATACGGGGTCAGGAAGATCGCCATTGTGGACACCGACTGCCACCACGGGGACGGCACCCAGGACATCTACTGGCACGACCCCGATGTCCTGTTTATCTCCCTGCATCAGGACGGTCGGACCCTCTACCCGGGCTCCGGGTTCGTCAATGAACAGGGCGGTCCCAACGCCACCGGCATGACCGTCAACATCCCCCTGCCCCCCAACACCTCCGAGGAGGGCTTTCTCTACACCATCAACAATATGGTACTGCCCATCCTGGACGATTTCAAGCCGGATATCATCGTCAACTCGGCCGGGCAGGACAATCATTATGCCGACCCCATCACCAATATGAATTTTTCCGCCCAGGGATATGCCAAACTGACCGAACTGCTGAAGCCCGATATCGCGGTGCTGGAGGGCGGGTATTCCATTGAGAGCGCGCTGCCGTATATGAACGTGGGCATCATTCTGGCCATGGCCGGGCTGGACTACAGCCGGGTAAGGGAGCCCAATTACGACCCGGAACGCATCCGCCAGGGGTACGATGTGACGGAATATATTGAGAAGCTGGGGGAAAAGGTGATGCGCTTCTGGGGGGAACGGGGGGAGAAACAGGCCGAGCTTCAGGACGGCAAAGAATTTGACGAGCGCAGCCGCAGCATCTTCTACGACACGGACAATATCATTGAAAAACAGCAGGAGAAGATCCGCATCTGCCGGGACTGCGGCGGGGCCTTTCGCATCGACTCCTCATCCGACCTGAAAAACCGGGTACTGGCGATCCATGTGCCGGTCGGGGGGTGCCCGGCCTGCAAACAGACGGCCTATGACTGGTACGAATCTGCCGATGACGGGATGTACGACGGAATTTTCCTCCAGGACCGCACCGAAGACAAATATCTGAAGCGAAACCGTAAAAAATGA
- a CDS encoding DUF3568 family protein, with protein MNRSFSKWLVIIWCLSATGCTLFAAGAAVTGVGVYTYVDGNLKRSYQATFDRTVLACTETFGVLNISLTEKSSQGVTTVLRGKYYNEKPVTVTVRMAASNITEVSVRSGIIGFWDKSFSEHIHGHIVQQLWR; from the coding sequence ATGAACCGAAGCTTCTCAAAATGGCTGGTAATCATATGGTGCCTGTCTGCAACGGGGTGTACGCTTTTTGCCGCCGGCGCGGCGGTGACGGGTGTCGGGGTGTATACTTACGTGGACGGCAATCTGAAACGGTCCTACCAGGCGACGTTTGACCGGACGGTTCTGGCCTGTACGGAGACGTTCGGGGTGTTGAATATCAGCCTGACGGAGAAGTCCTCTCAGGGCGTGACAACGGTTCTCCGGGGAAAATACTATAACGAAAAGCCGGTAACGGTGACAGTGCGGATGGCCGCCTCCAATATTACAGAGGTTTCGGTCCGCTCCGGGATTATCGGATTCTGGGATAAATCTTTTTCCGAACATATACATGGCCACATCGTACAGCAGCTCTGGCGGTAA